Proteins encoded within one genomic window of Episyrphus balteatus chromosome 1, idEpiBalt1.1, whole genome shotgun sequence:
- the LOC129906601 gene encoding uncharacterized protein LOC129906601: MHLPPCETEIFSGNFLKWPAFRDMFTALYIRHARLSPVQKLFHLRARTKDHALSIVSKFEITDDNFEAAWAALKEHYENKRVLVNNHLSILLGQVRITVESADALKELQSNINEAIIALESYGIEVKKWDALVTYVCASRLPPQTLSLWEESLANPKEIQSWEKMNIFITNRYRVLDNVSDMTKENKVLKNSGSKQQSSSSFPRVRTHHAQVSSQCKVCKGTHALRVCPDFLKMSVSQRRNTIRKLKYCYNCLAFSHLVTACQSESTCFHCKGKHHSLLHFDKSPSGSFTPQIQSTHSTSLASQNAQQHTVPRDSSNFKLSNTEESPNVSANAFFAKTKRTTLLATAMIRIHHHHTDFEWRALIDPGSEISFISEEVQRKLKLPVQSVMATVAGVNSSVTATSNKMCSFTLRSKFDKQFSLSARALVLKTVSDSLPSISIDIGNTQNLFDFPLADPCFNQSGMIDLLIGADLYPLIIRDGLKFNVFQRIMAQNTVFGWVLLGPLEPPISQNNIEYTRSLSFFNEVTVDEEIQRFWKLEELPQILFLTAAEQFCENLFEKTTYRDKTGRFVVRLPFKDDSFQSPGLGNSYEIAKRQFLRNEKRLLYSPILKNEYDSVLSEYIDLGHMKPSDSADKVCENGTSYVMPRHAVIKPESLTTKVRVVFNASCSSSNGKSLNDLLYPGPALQTDITLLMLNWRLYKYVFNSDVEKMYRQIKIYPDQTPFQKILFRQNPKDDLSVFEMLTLTFGVSCSPYLAIRSLHQLAKEVNRSHPLASKILLNELFVDDVLSGAHDISTAVEAQFELIEVLKSAGFNLRKWTSNAKELLSPLPKGSLLNEDFLTIDDKSSVKMLGIKWKATLDTFSFSVQSIPQSNSFSKRSVLSVIAKLYDPIGWLAPIVITAKILMQQIWKDKTEWDSCLLPTTEQSWKVFVASLPEVANVSIPRWVEYTPHAVSQIHGFCDASEKAYAACIYLRVQQQDKITSHLLWAKSKVAPVNTISLPRLELQGAVLLSKMISLLSTALQIQNVSLVNLWTDSTIVLTWLQKQPCSWQTFVANRTAEILKNTAVTDWSHVVSGENPADLATRGVSPVDLRESSLWWNGPHWLLKPQSMWPQTKLEPVDESNLEVKKVKSFKQQVVQDFEEDLAKFSNWPKAVCVFAYMERFHHSFKRHGSTKYSSPELSYEEFNLAKQTLIVFTQQKYFKKEYGDLIQGKHLESKSWLGKFNPFIDDKGVMRANGRLALSTISYNEKFPILLPVKCLFVQLYIQYIHELSLHGEIQIMMRMIRSEYWIPQVKNLVKKCIIKCTVCTRYKKHVQTQLMGALPKERTVLGRPFTNTGVDFAGPFLIKTYYGRKCRLDKGYVCIFVCFATRVIHLELVSELTTQAFLA, translated from the coding sequence ATGCATCTTCCGCCGTGTGAAACGGAAATATTTAGTGGCAATTTTCTCAAATGGCCAGCATTTAGAGACATGTTTACGGCACTTTACATTCGACACGCTAGGTTAAGTCccgttcaaaaactttttcacttGCGTGCTCGGACTAAAGATCATGCCTTAAGCATAGTCTCTAAATTTGAGATAACAGATGATAATTTCGAGGCTGCTTGGGCAGCTCTCAAAGAACACTACGAAAATAAAAGGGTTTTAGTGAATAATCATCTAAGTATTTTGCTTGGTCAGGTGCGCATAACGGTTGAATCGGCAGATGCATTAAAGGAATTGCAGAGCAATATTAATGAAGCTATTATAGCTTTAGAGTCGTATGGTATTGAGGTGAAAAAGTGGGATGCGTTAGTTACATACGTTTGTGCGTCTCGTCTCCCACCACAGACTTTATCCCTTTGGGAAGAATCACTTGCGAATCCAAAGGAAATTCAATCATGggaaaaaatgaacatttttatcaCAAATAGGTACCGGGTCCTAGATAACGTTTCAGACatgacaaaagaaaataaagttttgaaaaattcggGTTCGAAACAGCAATCTTCAAGTTCATTTCCACGCGTTCGAACACATCACGCACAAGTTAGTTCGCAATGTAAAGTTTGTAAGGGGACTCATGCACTTCGTGTATGcccagattttttgaaaatgagcgtTTCTCAAAGGAGAAACACTATTCGAAAATTAAAGTATTGCTATAATTGTCTAGCATTCAGTCACTTGGTAACTGCCTGCCAGAGTGAAAGTACATGTTTTCACTGTAAGGGAAAACATCACTCATTGCTACATTTTGACAAATCTCCTTCGGGGAGCTTTACTCCACAAATACAGTCCACTCATTCAACTTCACTTGCAAGTCAAAATGCCCAACAACATACTGTACCAAGGGACAGTTCAAATTTCAAGCTTTCAAATACGGAAGAAAGCCCCAATGTTTCGGCAAACGCATTTTTTGCCAAAACTAAACGCACAACTCTTTTAGCTACTGCGATGATTCGGATTCATCACCATCACACTGATTTTGAGTGGAGGGCGCTTATTGATCCGGGTTCGGAAATCTCATTTATTTCCGAAGAAGTTCAAAGAAAGTTAAAATTGCCTGTTCAATCGGTTATGGCAACGGTTGCAGGCGTTAATTCCTCGGTAACGGCAACTTCAAACAAAATGTGCTCATTCACTCTCAGATCGAAATTCGATAAACAATTTTCACTTTCCGCTCGGGCACTTGTCCTTAAAACGGTTTCGGACAGTTTGCCTTCCATATCCATTGATATTGGAAATactcaaaatttgtttgacttTCCCTTAGCGGACCCTTGTTTCAATCAAAGTGGAATGATTGATTTACTGATCGGTGCAGATTTATACCCACTTATTATTCGCGatggattaaaatttaatgtttttcaaaGAATTATGGCTCAGAACACAGTTTTCGGATGGGTATTGCTGGGTCCTTTGGAACCTCCCATTTCTCAAAATAATATCGAATATACTCGATCGCTGTCTTTTTTTAATGAGGTAACGGTGGATGAAGAAATCCAAAGATTTTGGAAACTTGAGGAGCTTCCACAAATCTTATTTTTAACGGCCGCAGAACAATTCTGCGAAAATCTTTTCGaaaaaacaacgtaccgagaTAAAACGGGTCGGTTTGTTGTAAGGCTACCCTTTAAAGACGATTCCTTTCAAAGTCCCGGGTTAGGAAATTCGTATGAAATTGCAAAACGTCAATTTCTACGAAATGAAAAGCGTCTTTTATATAGTCCCATACTAAAAAATGAGTACGATTCGGTGCTGTCGGAATATATTGATTTAGGGCATATGAAACCAAGTGATTCCGCGGATAAGGTTTGCGAAAACGGCACATCATATGTTATGCCACGTCATGCAGTGATTAAACCGGAAAGCCTAACAACAAAAGTTCGCGTTGTTTTCAACGCATCATGTTCCTCTTCAAACGGGAAGAGTTTAAACGATTTGTTGTATCCAGGCCCGGCACTTCAAACGGATATAACACTCTTGATGTTAAATTGGCGGCTTTATAAGTACGTGTTCAACAGTGATGTCGAAAAAATGTATCGACAGATAAAAATATATCCCGATCAAacgccttttcaaaaaattttgtttcgtcAGAACCCGAAAGATGATCTAAGCGTTTTTGAAATGTTAACACTAACATTTGGTGTTTCCTGCTCCCCATATTTAGCAATTCGTTCTTTGCATCAGTTGGCTAAGGAAGTAAATCGGTCTCATCCTCTAGCATCAAAAATTCTGTTAAACGAGTTGTTTGTAGATGACGTTCTTTCAGGGGCTCATGACATTTCCACTGCGGTAGAAGCTCAATTCGAATTAATTGAGGTATTAAAGTCTGCCGGTTTCAATTTAAGAAAGTGGACATCGAACGCGAAGGAGTTACTGAGTCCTCTGCCTAAAGGTTCACTTCTTAACGAAGATTTCCTAACTATTGATGATAAaagttctgtaaaaatgcttgGCATAAAATGGAAAGCTACTTTAGATACATTTTCTTTCTCGGTACAATCAATACCACAATCTAACTCTTTCTCAAAACGCTCAGTTCTATCCGTCATTGCAAAATTGTATGATCCTATAGGGTGGTTGGCCCCTATTGTGATCACAGCAAAAATACTGATGCAACAAATTTGGAAGGATAAAACTGAATGGGATAGTTGTCTTCTTCCCACCACCGAACAGAGTTGGAAAGTATTTGTGGCAAGTTTGCCCGAGGTTGCAAATGTAAGTATACCACGATGGGTGGAATACACTCCGCACGCTGTTTCACAGATTCACGGATTCTGTGACGCGTCCGAAAAAGCTTATGCGGCATGTATTTACTTACGAGTGCAACAACAAGATAAAATTACCTCCCATCTCTTGTGGGCGAAATCAAAGGTTGCGCCAGTAAATACTATCTCGTTACCAAGGCTAGAGTTGCAAGGGGCAGTTCTTCTATCTAAAATGATCAGTTTATTGTCAACAgctcttcaaattcaaaatgtttCATTAGTTAATTTGTGGACGGATTCCACTATAGTCTTAACCTGGCTTCAAAAACAACCATGTTCATGGCAAACGTTTGTGGCAAACCGAACagcagaaattttgaaaaatacggCGGTGACGGATTGGTCGCATGTAGTTTCGGGTGAAAACCCAGCTGATCTAGCCACGAGAGGAGTATCCCCTGTGGATTTAAGAGAAAGCTCTTTGTGGTGGAATGGTCCCCACTGGTTATTGAAACCTCAATCAATGTGGCCACAAACCAAGCTTGAACCAGTTGATGAGTCAAATCTAGAAGTGAAAAAGGTAAAGTCGTTTAAACAACAGGTCGTACAGGACTTCGAGGAAGATTTAGCTAAATTTTCGAACTGGCCTAAGGCTGTGTGCGTATTTGCTTACATGGAGCGGTTCCATCACTCTTTTAAAAGGCATGGAAGTACAAAATATTCTTCTCCGGAACTTTCATATGAAGAATTTAATTTAGCCAAACAAACGTTAATTGTATTtacacaacaaaaatatttcaaaaaagaatatgGTGATTTAATACAGGGAAAACATTTAGAGTCGAAAAGTTGGTTAGGAAAGTTCAATCCCTTTATTGATGACAAGGGCGTCATGCGTGCGAATGGGAGATTAGCTTTGTCAACTATATCGTATAACGAAAAATTCCCCATACTTCTTCCCGTAAAATGTCTTTTTGTTCAACTTTATATACAATACATTCACGAGCTTTCACTACATGGTGAAATTCAAATCATGATGCGCATGATAAGATCGGAATATTGGATTCCACAGGTTAAAAATCTGGTAAAAAAGTGTATTATAAAGTGTACAGTTTGTACTCGGTACAAAAAACATGTTCAAACCCAATTGATGGGTGCATTACCTAAAGAAAGAACGGTTTTAGGTCGCCCTTTTACGAATACTGGAGTGGATTTTGCGGGTCCGTTTCTCATTAAGACGTATTATGGTCGAAAATGTCGTTTAGACAAAGGGTACGTTTGTATCTTTGTATGTTTTGCAACGCGTGTCATACACTTGGAACTTGTCAGTGAGTTAACAACACAAGCATTTCTTGCGTAA